A genomic segment from Desulfurispirillum indicum S5 encodes:
- the argS gene encoding arginine--tRNA ligase, with protein MRQLIAECVRNAIEQAIQRGTLSLPEGQGLPEIIIENPKEKSFGDFACTIAMPLAKIMGQPPRAIAQAIMAHLSHSAIEKVEIAGPGFMNFFVRPAASLEVLKTILREGEQYGRSAVGQNRRVMVEFVSANPTGPLHIGHGRGAAVGDAIARILEYAGYNVHREYYINDAGNQMNNLGLSTYIRYMQLLGHEEMTLEESCYQGDYITDIARDVLTKYGRKFEGDRSSIPFFTTLTGDVILQGIKDDLQRFRVSFDHYFSEKDLHEQGHVSRELDQLQTAGKAYEEGDALWVRTTAFGDDKDRVVRRGNGETTYFAADIAYHRNKFQRGFDTLIDIWGADHHGYVNRLKAAVNLLDRNPDDLEVILIQLVSLQRAGVPVAMSTRSGEFDALRDVLDEVGTDAARYFFLMRRCDSHLDFDLELAKQQTNDNPVFYVQYCHARCCSIIEQLKANDKYPQQNLDAIDFSVMDTEQEKDLAKVLGRFTEVVEGAALAREPHRIPHYLNEVASAFHSFYNVCRVMNAPTQELLTARTIMVEATRQIVCNGLHVIGIDAPQRM; from the coding sequence CTCATTGCGGAATGCGTGCGAAACGCCATTGAACAGGCAATACAGAGGGGCACCCTGTCCCTGCCCGAAGGCCAGGGTCTCCCCGAGATCATCATCGAAAACCCTAAGGAAAAATCCTTTGGCGATTTCGCCTGCACCATAGCCATGCCACTGGCCAAGATCATGGGGCAGCCACCACGAGCCATAGCCCAGGCCATCATGGCACACCTTTCCCACAGCGCCATTGAGAAAGTGGAAATCGCCGGCCCCGGCTTCATGAATTTCTTTGTACGCCCGGCCGCCTCCCTGGAAGTCCTCAAAACCATTCTGCGGGAAGGTGAGCAGTATGGACGCAGCGCCGTAGGCCAGAACCGCCGCGTCATGGTGGAATTTGTCAGCGCCAATCCCACCGGCCCTCTGCATATCGGCCATGGCAGGGGAGCTGCCGTGGGAGACGCCATTGCCCGCATTCTCGAGTACGCCGGCTACAATGTGCACCGCGAATACTATATCAACGATGCCGGCAACCAGATGAACAACCTGGGCCTCTCCACCTATATCCGCTACATGCAGCTGCTGGGACACGAGGAAATGACCCTGGAAGAGAGCTGCTACCAGGGCGACTATATTACTGATATCGCCCGGGATGTCCTCACCAAGTACGGCCGCAAGTTTGAAGGCGACCGCTCCAGCATACCCTTTTTCACCACCCTGACCGGTGATGTGATCCTGCAGGGCATCAAAGACGACCTGCAGCGCTTCCGGGTCAGCTTCGACCATTATTTCTCGGAAAAGGATCTTCACGAACAGGGCCACGTCAGCCGGGAGCTGGATCAGCTGCAGACTGCCGGCAAGGCCTATGAAGAGGGCGACGCCCTGTGGGTCCGCACCACCGCCTTCGGTGATGACAAAGATCGCGTCGTGCGCCGTGGCAATGGCGAAACCACCTACTTTGCCGCCGATATCGCCTACCACCGCAATAAATTCCAGCGTGGCTTCGACACCCTGATCGATATCTGGGGAGCCGACCACCACGGCTATGTGAACCGACTCAAGGCCGCCGTCAACCTGCTGGATCGCAACCCCGACGATCTGGAAGTCATCCTCATCCAGCTGGTCAGCCTGCAGCGCGCGGGTGTGCCCGTCGCCATGAGCACCCGCTCCGGCGAGTTCGATGCCCTGCGCGACGTGCTGGACGAGGTGGGCACCGATGCCGCCCGGTACTTCTTCCTCATGCGCCGCTGCGACTCCCACCTGGATTTCGACCTGGAGCTGGCCAAACAGCAGACCAACGATAACCCGGTCTTCTATGTCCAGTACTGTCATGCCCGCTGCTGCAGCATCATCGAACAGCTCAAAGCCAACGACAAGTACCCGCAGCAAAACCTGGACGCCATCGATTTCAGCGTGATGGACACGGAACAGGAAAAAGACCTCGCCAAGGTGCTGGGACGCTTCACTGAAGTGGTAGAAGGCGCGGCTCTGGCGCGCGAACCCCACCGCATCCCCCACTATCTCAACGAAGTTGCATCGGCATTCCACAGCTTTTATAATGTATGCCGCGTCATGAATGCCCCCACGCAGGAACTGCTGACCGCCCGCACCATCATGGTGGAGGCAACCCGTCAGATCGTCTGCAACGGACTCCATGTCATCGGCATAGACGCACCCCAGCGCATGTAA